Proteins from one Romboutsia sp. CE17 genomic window:
- a CDS encoding FAD-dependent oxidoreductase has protein sequence MKIVVVGCTHAGTASVVNMKELYPDSQITIYEKNDNISFLSCGIALSVSNIVTEPEKLFYNSPENLASQGIITNMKHEVLDINFDSKTLLVKNLTTDDVFEDNYDKLVLTLGSWPIVPKFEGGNLENIVLCKNYDHAKTIIQKSEEAKNIVVIGAGYIGVELAEAFELKNKNVTLIDSQDRIMAKYLDKDFTDVAEAEFTKRGVKLALGQTVQKFEGDKKVSKVITDKNEYEADLVVLCIGFAPNTNLIKGKLDTLPNGAIIIDEYMRTSKEDVFAAGDCCVVRFNPANENRYIPLATNAVRMGTLVARNLVKPTLKYMGTQGTSGIKIYDLSIASTGLTEEVARSTTSLNVASVTAIDNYRPEFMPTFEEAKLKLVYDKDTRKIIGGQIISKIDLTQYMNTLSVVIQNEMTIEELAITDFFFQPHFNKPWSLLNTVALMAL, from the coding sequence ATGAAAATTGTTGTAGTTGGCTGTACACACGCTGGTACTGCTAGTGTTGTAAACATGAAGGAGCTTTATCCTGATAGTCAAATAACTATATATGAAAAAAATGATAATATATCATTTTTATCTTGCGGTATAGCTCTTAGTGTTAGCAATATAGTTACTGAGCCAGAAAAATTATTCTATAATTCACCGGAAAACTTAGCTTCACAAGGAATAATTACTAATATGAAACATGAAGTTTTAGACATAAACTTCGATAGTAAAACATTATTAGTTAAAAACTTAACTACAGACGATGTTTTTGAAGACAATTATGATAAACTAGTTTTAACCTTAGGATCATGGCCTATTGTTCCTAAATTTGAAGGTGGCAATTTAGAAAATATAGTTCTTTGTAAAAACTATGATCATGCCAAAACTATAATACAAAAATCTGAAGAAGCTAAAAATATTGTTGTTATAGGTGCTGGATATATAGGTGTTGAACTGGCAGAAGCTTTCGAATTAAAAAATAAAAATGTAACTCTTATAGACTCTCAAGATAGGATAATGGCTAAATATTTAGATAAAGATTTTACAGATGTGGCTGAAGCTGAATTTACTAAAAGAGGAGTTAAATTAGCTCTTGGTCAAACAGTTCAAAAATTCGAAGGTGATAAAAAAGTTTCTAAGGTAATTACTGATAAAAATGAATATGAGGCTGATTTAGTAGTATTATGTATAGGCTTTGCACCAAATACTAACTTGATAAAAGGTAAATTAGATACTCTTCCTAATGGTGCTATTATAATAGATGAATATATGAGAACTAGCAAAGAAGATGTTTTTGCAGCAGGAGATTGCTGTGTTGTTAGATTTAATCCTGCTAATGAAAATAGATATATACCATTAGCAACTAATGCAGTTAGAATGGGAACTTTAGTTGCTAGAAACTTAGTTAAACCAACTTTAAAATATATGGGTACTCAAGGTACTTCAGGAATAAAAATTTATGATTTATCAATAGCTTCAACTGGGCTTACAGAAGAAGTTGCTAGAAGTACTACATCTTTAAATGTTGCTTCAGTTACTGCTATTGATAATTATAGACCTGAATTTATGCCTACTTTTGAAGAAGCTAAACTTAAATTAGTTTATGATAAAGATACTAGAAAGATTATTGGAGGTCAAATTATATCTAAGATTGATTTAACTCAATATATGAATACTCTATCTGTTGTTATTCAAAATGAAATGACTATTGAAGAACTTGCTATAACTGATTTTTTCTTCCAACCTCACTTTAATAAACCATGGAGCTTGTTAAATACTGTGGCTCTTATGGCATTATAG